The Pochonia chlamydosporia 170 chromosome 1, whole genome shotgun sequence genome window below encodes:
- a CDS encoding stromal membrane-associated protein 1 (similar to Magnaporthe oryzae 70-15 XP_003712450.1) produces MSRRAPNPAADRAAQNQATIKSLLRLEPNKVCADCKRNKHPRWASWNLGVFVCIRCSGIHRGMGTHISRVKSVDLDSWTDEQMQSILSWGNARANKYWEAKLAAGHAPSEAKIENFIRTKYELKRWVMDGPMPDPASLDVDGDDDVPLSLVKEKQVIERKESIRKASIGQSQAPRKIATPEVDLIGGDDPVSSRSSTSGPPAAKVPPKAEPAAPKTTSTRDSLLGLDFLGGSTAPPRPASTPGVTSPGAQSRPDLKQSILSLYASAPKSQPQQQTQQQAFGGMGHQQQGSMGGFHDSFGGLNLSSSTGPKPAAVDPFANLAGASSSNRATPQASNTSAFGGLSGGGFFDSKPAQQQPISHQQKPSNSGFGGFSSFSSPPPTQTATAPAPKPSSSAMGDLFDLSAPVTQSSPPPPQVTSPSATTNSVFNLSSPQTKPAAPAAANTSSAFGSSGLSGVDAWGSNEWNAPAPAAAAAPPPPMAPVSKSPPQPKAPAADFGWGNTSSSFANTPIVPGAGGGFNPAPKVTADEEFGGWASSTGAANGGKPAVPKSGFGGDDDLFSNVWQ; encoded by the exons ATGTCTCGACGGGCACCGAACCCCGCCGCCGATCGAGCGGCGCAGAACCAGGCCACCATCAAGAGCCTCCTGAGGTTGGAGCCTAACAAAGTGTGTGCAGATTGCAAGAGGAACAAAC ATCCCAGATGGGCCAGTTGGAACCTCGGCGTCTTCGTCTGCATCCGATGCTCTGGCATTCATCGTGGCATGGGAACACACATCAGCAGAGTCAAATCTGTTGATCTGGACTCCTGGACCGACGAACAAATGCAGAGCATATTGAGCTGGGGAAATGCGCGCGCCAACAAATACTGGGAAGCCAAGCTTGCCGCTGGTCACGCCCCTTCCGAAGCCAAGATCGAGAACTTTATTCGAACCAAGTATGAGCTGAAGCGCTGGGTCATGGACGGTCCGATGCCCGATCCTGCTAGCTTGGATGTtgacggcgacgatgatgttcCATTGAGTTTGGTCAAAGAAAAGCAAGTTATTGAACGAAAGGAGTCTATTAGAAAGGCGTCGATTGGACAGTCTCAGGCACCGCGCAAAATTGCAACGCCAGAAGTTGACTTGATTGGTGGTGACGATCCAGTTTCTTCTCGATCGAGTACCTCTGGTCCTCCGGCTGCGAAGGTGCCACCTAAGGCCGAACCTGCGGCTCCTAAAACAACAAGCACCCGAGATTCATTGCTTGGCCTAGACTTCCTGGGAGGCTCAActgctcctcctcgccctgCTAGCACCCCAGGGGTTACTTCACCGGGAGCTCAGTCACGGCCCGACCTCAAACAGTCTATTCTCTCTCTCTATGCTTCCGCGCCGAAGtcacagcctcaacaacaaactcAGCAACAAGCGTTTGGGGGCATGGGCCACCAACAGCAGGGCTCCATGGGAGGTTTCCACGACTCCTTTGGGGGTCTAAATCTATCTAGCTCTACAGGCCCAAAacctgctgctgttgatcCTTTTGCGAATCTTGCAGGCGCATCCTCAAGCAATAGGGCTACACCGCAGGCTTCTAACACGAGTGCGTTCGGCGGTCTCAGTGGTGGCGGCTTTTTTGACTCGAAGCCCGCTCAACAGCAGCCTATTTCGCACCAGCAAAAGCCTTCAAACTCAGGATTCGGAGGATTCTCATCCttttcctctcctcctcccacgCAGACAGCTACGGCGCCGGCGCCGAAGCCCTCATCTTCCGCCATGGGCGATCTGTTTGACTTGTCTGCGCCAGTTACGCAGAGCTCCCCCCCGCCACCTCAGGTTACGTCGCCATCAGCGACGACCAACTCCGTTTTCAACCTGTCTTCACCTCAAACTAAACCTGCCGCACCTGCTGCTGCAAATACCTCGTCAGCATTCGGGTCCTCTGGCTTatctggtgttgatgcctgGGGTAGCAACGAGTGGAATGCACCGGCTcccgcagcagcagcagcaccaccaccaccaatggcGCCGGTATCTAAGAGTCCCCCGCAGCCCAAAGCCCCGGCAGCCGATTTCGGATGGGGAAATACCAGTTCCTCCTTTGCCAACACACCAATTGTACCCGGTGCCGGTGGAGGCTTCAACCCTGCACCCAAGGTGACTGCTGATGAAGAGTTCGGGGGATGGGCCAGCAGTACCGGCGCAGCAAACGGCGGAAAGCCTGCTGTGCCAAAGTCAGGATTcggcggcgacgatgatCTATTCAGCAACGTCTGGCAGTAG
- a CDS encoding 3-ketoacyl-CoA thiolase (similar to Aspergillus terreus NIH2624 XP_001213158.1): MGALDRISQIGGQISGNPTAGGRDRILEKRPDDIVVTAACRSAFTKGGKGGFKDTQAADIMAGILKAVIDRSKINPALVEDIAVGTVLAPGGGATEMRAASLLAGFPETTAVRTLNRQCSSGLQACIDVANQIKAGMIDVGIGAGVESMSLNYGPSAVSEFSENLEANEESANCKVPMGVLSEDMAKDLKVARADQDKFAASSYQKAVKAQKEGLFNDEIVPLKVKFEDPKSGETKEITVARDDGVRDGITAESLAKIKPAFAADGSIHAGNASQISDGAAAVLLMRRSTAEKLGQTIIGKYVAGAVVGVKPLLMGQGPWKAIPKALDLAGISKDDVDIYEINEAFASQCLWCANELQIPHEKINPKGGAIAFGHPLGCTGARQVSTLLYELKRTGKKVGSTSMCVGTGMGMAAVWVAE, from the exons ATGGGTG CCCTCGACAGAATTTCTCAGATCGGTGGCCAGATCTCTGGCAACCCTACCGCTGGCGGTCGTGACAGAATCTTGGAGAAGCGCCCCGACGAT ATCGTCGTCACTGCTGCTTGCCGAAGTGCCTTCACAAAGGGTGGCAAGGGTGGTTTCAAGGACACCCAGGCCGCCGACATCATGGCCGGTATCCTCAAGGCTGTCATCGACCGATCAAAGATCAACCCCGCCCTCGTTGAGGATATCGCCGTCGGAACTGTCCTCGCTCCTGGTGGCGGTGCTACTGAGATGCGTGCTGCCAGTTTGTTGGCCGGCTTCCCCGAGACCACTGCCGTCCGAACTCTCAACCGCCAGTGCTCGTCTGGTCTTCAGGCCTGCATTGACGTTGCCAATCAGATCAAGGCTGGCATGATTGATGTCGGCATTGGTGCCGGTGTCGAGAGCATGTCTCTGAACTATGG CCCCTCTGCCGTCAGCGAATTCTCCGAGAACCTTGAGGCCAACGAGGAGTCCGCCAACTGCAAGGTCCCCATGGGTGTTCTGTCCGaggacatggccaaggaccTCAAGGTTGCTCGTGCCGACCAGGACAAATTCGCCGCCTCTTCATACCAGAAGGCCGTCAAGGCCCAGAAGGAGGGTCTCTTCAACGACGAGATCGTCCCCCTCAAGGTCAAGTTCGAGGACCCCAAATCCGGCGAGACCAAGGAAATTACTGTCGCCCGCGATGATGGTGTCCGTGACGGCATCACCGCTGAGTCTCTAGCTAAGATCAAGCCTGCCTTCGCCGCCGATGGCAGCATCCACGCCGGTAACGCCTCTCAGATCTCCGACGGTGCCGCCGCTGTCCTTCTCATGCGACGATCTACCGCCGAAAAGCTCGGCCAGACCATCATCGGCAAGTACGTCGCCGGTGCCGTTGTCGGTGTCAAGCCCCTCCTCATGGGCCAGGGTCCCTGGAAGGCCATCCCCAAGGCTCTCGACCTCGCCGGCATCTCCAAGGACGATGTCGATATCTACGAGATCAACGAGGCTTTTGCCAGTCAGTGCCTCTGGTGCGCCAACGAGCTTCAGATCCCCCACGAGAAGATCAACCCCAAGGGCGGTGCTATTGCCTTTGGACACCCCCTGGGCTGCACTGGTGCCCGCCAAGTTTCTACCCTGCTCTATGAGCTGAAGCGAACGGGCAAGAAGGTCGGCAGCACTAGCATGTGCGTCGGCACTGGTATGGGGATGGCTGCCGTCTGGGTCGCCGAGTAA
- a CDS encoding methionine-R-sulfoxide reductase SelR (similar to Metarhizium acridum CQMa 102 XP_007809036.1) translates to MSYPDQRPDSEWQAILNKEQFRILREKGTEPPGSGKFDKHYPEEGVYTCAGCNAPLYKANHKFKSGCGWPAYFDSIPGAVTRHEDRGMGMLRTEIVCSNCGGHLGHVFKGEGFATPTDERHCVNSVSLNFSADDKAVESGSRESKA, encoded by the exons ATGTCGTACCCTGATCAGCGGCCCGATTCCGAATGGCAGGCCATTCTCAATAAAG AGCAATTCCGAATTCTGCGAGAAAAGGGAACCGAGCCTCCTGGCTCTGGCAAGTTTGACAAGCATTATCCCGAGGAGGGAGTCTACACTTGCGCTGGGTGCAATGCACCACTCTACAAGGCCAATCATAAATTCAAGTCTGGATGTGGATGGCCTGCCTATTTTGATAGCATCCCTGGTGCTGTAACCAGGCACGAGGATCGCGGAATGGGCATGCTAAGAACAGAAATTGTTTGCTCCAACTGCGGTGGTCACCTCGGTCACGTCTTCAAGGGCGAGGGATTCGCAACACCTACAGATGAGAGGCATTGTGTCAACAGCGTCAGTCTCAATTTTTCGGCCGATGATAAAGCGGTAGAGAGCGGCTCTAGGGAGAGCAAGGCTTAA